Part of the Chthoniobacterales bacterium genome is shown below.
CAGCCATCGCAGCGACCGGGCGTTTCTCGCGATCAACTGCGCAGCCATCCCCGAGAATCTCCTCGAAAGCGAGCTCTTCGGCCACGAGCGCGGCGCCTTCACCGGCGCGCACAGCCAGCGCATCGGCCGCTTCGAGCAATGCGACAAGGGCACGCTCTTCCTCGATGAAATCGGCGAAATGCCGCTCGCCACGCAGAGCAAACTTCTCCGCGTGCTGCAGGAGGGGGAATTCTCCCGCGTCGGCGGCAACGAGACCATTCACACCGACGTCCGCATCGTCTGCGCGACGAACAAGAACCTCGAGGACGAGATCCTCAAGCGCACCTTCCGCGAGGATTTGTTCTACCGCCTGAACGTCGTCCGTATCCACCTTCCGCCGCTTCGCGTGCGCAAGGAGGACATCCAGCTGCTTGCGGAATACTTTCTCCAGAAGATCGCAAACTCCCGCCACCGCCCGCTCCTCCAGCTCAGCGAAGAAGCCGTGCGCGCGCTCGAGGCCTATCCGTGGCCGGGCAACGTCCGCGAACTCGAGAACACCATGCAGCGCGCCGCCGTGCTCGCCACGAACGACGTCCTGCTTCCGAAGGACATTCCGCTTGGCCAGGTCGCCCCGGTCGATCGCGGCATGCCCGAGACCATCGCTCCCGCGGCCGCCCTTCCCGTCGATACCTTCGCGAGCGTGCCCACCTCGCCGCTCACGATCGACGCGGCGATCGACACGCTCTTCGACGCCGCCGCCACCGACGAGGCCATCCAGCTTCTCCCGTGGCTCGAGCGCGAGTTCACCTTCAAGGCGATGGAACGCACCGGCAACAACCAGGTGCAGGCCGCCCGCCTGCTCGGCATCACCCGCGCCACGCTCCGCAAGCGCCTCGAGCGCAACGGCCAGCTCGGACCGGGCGACGAGGACGACGACTAACCGCTGACCGGGAGGCGCGCTCCGGCGCGGCCTCCCCCGTTTCGCATGCCGCCGACCTTCCTCCTCGCCGGCGGACGTTTCGAACCCGCCGACGGCATTCCGCTGACCGATCGCGGATTCCGCTACGGGATGTCCGTCTTCGAGACGGTTGGCATCCGCGCCGGCCGCCCACTCCTGCTCGACGCCCATCTCGCGACGCTGGCGGCCTCGTTTCACGCCGCCGGCTTTCGCGTCCCTGCGGATTGGTCGGAGGCGGCCCGCGATGCCCTCCTGCGCCCGGCAGTTTCCGAGGGCGTGGCCCGCATTTATGGCACCGCCGGAGACCGCGACGGCGACGAATCCCGGGTAGCCCTGCTCTTCGAGGCCATGCCCATCCCGACCGAACTCTCCCGCGCTCGCGCCGTCACCGTGGCCTTCACGCCCGCGACGCCGTTCGGCAAGACCGGCAACTACTGGCCGCACTTTCTTGCGCGCCCCGCCAGCGGCGACGAGGCCATTCTTTGCGCTCCCAACGGAACCCTGCTCGGCGGAGCGATGGCCAATCTCTTCCTCGTGCGCGATGGCAATTTGCTGACCCCGCGCCATCCCGTGCGCCGCGGAGTGGTGCGGGCGTGGACCGTTGGCATCGAGGCCGATCTCACCCGCGCCGATCTCGCCACTGCCGAGGCCGCCTTCCTCACGAACAGTCGCCTCGGGCTCTGCGCGCTCACCGTGATCGACGGGCGTGAACTGCCGGATCACCCGCTCGTCACCACCACGTGGGAGCGCTACCGCTCGGAGGTTCTCCGTGCCAGCTAAGGCCCTGCTCGCGCGGCTCGAGGCGGCTCTCGGTGAGCGCCGAAGCTACGAATCGGTCGCCCCCGCCGCACAATCCGCCGTTGCCGCGCTGCTCGTCGGCCGTTCGACCGGCCACACCTGGATCTTCTGCGCGGACGTCCGGCGCCAGGAAGAGATCGCCGCCGACCTCGCCACATGGGGCGTCCGCGCGGCCGCCTTCCCTCCTCTCGAAAAAATCGGCACCGGCGAGGACGAGGACGTGCTTGCCGATCCCGAGACCCTATCCGAGCGACTCGAGATCCTCGGCCGACTCGCGGGCGGTGCAAAGGCGCAGGTCATCGTCGCCGTGGGCTCCGAGCTGGAGGGCCGCGTCGCCGCGCCGGAAACATTTCGCCGCGACGCGCTCAAGTTCACGCCAGGCCAGCGCATCGATCTCGCCGCTACGGAGGCCACGCTCGCCAAAGGCGGCTACGACGAAGTTCCCAAAATTTTTGGGCGCGGCCAGTTCGCGCGCCGTGGCGGGATTCTCGATATTTACTCGTGGCAGCACCCACTGCCCGTGCGCATCGAACTCTTCGACGACGAGGTCGAGAGCATTCGCGAGTTCCAGCTCGACAGCCAGATTTCCGTCGGTCCGCTCGACCACTGCGGCATCCTGCTCGGCGATCCCGACAGGAAGCTCGTGCCGCTCGAAACGTATTTCGGCAAAAACGACACGCGCATCGCGATCGATTGCGACGGCGTGCCGGATGCGATCGTCCTCACTGACGGCGGCGAAAGCGACGTCCCACTGTTTCCTCCCGGCATCGATTTCTTCGAGGCCGGCGACTTCGTGGTCAACGAAGCCAAGCGCCAGCGCTTCTTCCGCCAGATCCAGGAATGGGCCGCCGATGGCTGGCATGTCGCGCTCGTCTGCAACAACGAGGGCGAGTGGGAGCGCTTTGGCGAACTGGCTCGCGAGAACGGCCTCGATCCCGGCGTGCTGGAGTATCTGCAGGGCAGTCTCACCGCCGGCTTCACCTGCCCGGCCGCGCGGCTCGCAATCCTGAGCGATGCCGAGCTCTTTGGGCGCAGTTCCAGCCAGAAGGCCCGCCGCGTCCTCGTGCGGCGCGAGCGCGCGATGGCGTCGCGGGCGGCGATGGATTTCACCGAGTTCGAAGAGCGCGATCTCGTTGTGCATCTCGAGCACGGCATCGGCCGCTACCTCGGCATGGAAAAATCCGCGGAGGGCGGCGACCAGCTCGTCATCGAGTTCGCCGAAGAATCCCGGCTCTTCGTGCCGCTGGAGCAGGCGTGGCAGGTCTCGCGCTATGTCGGCCTCGGTCGAAAAAATCCGCCGCTCAGCGAACTCGGCGACGGAAAATGGCAGCGCGCGAAGAGCAAGGTCGAGCGCTCGATCTTCGAATACGCGACGACGATGCTGCGCCTGCAGGCCGAGCGCGACACCAGCCTCGGCCACGCCTTCGGCCCCGACACGCACTGGCAGCAGGAATTCGAACGCAGCTTTGTCTTCACGACGACTGCGGACCAGGCACGCGCCATCGACGAGTCGAAAGCCGACATGGAAGGCACGCGCCCGATGGACCGTCTCATCTGCGGCGACGTCGGCTTTGGCAAGACGGAGGTGGCCATTCGCACCGCGTTCAAGGCCGTGATGGGCGGCAAGCAGGTGGCCTTCCTCGCTCCGACGACCGTGCTCGCGCAGCAGCATTGCCAGACGCTGAAGGAGCGCATGAGCGACTACCCGATCACGGTCGAGGCGCTGCATCGCTTCCGCACGAAGGCCGAGCAGACGCGCGCCGTGAAGGGCCTGCTCGACGGCGGCGTGGATATCGTCGTCGGCACGCACCGCCTGCTCAGCGAAGACGTCGTCTTCAAGAATCTCGGCCTCGTCATCGTGGACGAGGAGCAGCGCTTTGGCGTGAAGCACAAGGAGCGCCTCAAGGAGCGCTTCCGCCTCGTCGACGTCCTCACACTCTCGGCCACACCGATCCCGCGCACGCTCTACCTCGCGCTGATGGGCGCTCGTGACATGTCGCTCATCGAGACGCCGCCGCCGAATCGCCAGCCGGTCGAGACGATCATCTGCGCCTACGACGAACGCGTGATGCGCGACGCCCTCCAGCGCGAACTCCAGCGCGGCGGCCAAGCCTACATCCTCCACAACCGCGTCGCCACGATCGAGCGGCTCGCCCTGCGCATTCGCGAGCTGTGCCCCGGCGCGCGCGTCGGCGTCGGCCACGGCCAGATGGACGAGCACGAACTCGAAGCCATCATGGCGAAATTCATTGCCGGCGAACTCGACGTGCTCGTCTCGACCACGATCATCGAAAGCGGCCTCGATATCCCGAACGCGAACACGATCATCATCGATCGCGCCGACCGCTTCGGTCTCGCCGATCTCTACCAGCTCCGCGGTCGCGTCGGGCGTTCGCATCACAAGGCCTACGCCTACCTCATGCTGCCCCGCGAGCTCATGACGACCGGCATTGCCCGCAAGCGCGTGCAGGCGATCCGCCAATACTCCGAGCTCGGCGCCGGCTTCAAGATCGCCATGCGCGACCTCGAGATTCGCGGCGCCGGCAACATCCTCGGCACCGCGCAGAGCGGCCACATCCTCGCCGTCGGGTTCGACCTGTATTGTCGCCTGCTCAAAAAATCCGTCGCCACGCTCAAGGGGGAGACCGGCCGCTCCGGGGCCGCGGCGAACGTCCGCCTCGATTTTCTGGTGACGAACGAGCCGGAATTCCTCGCCGCGACCGGCGACCAGGCGCCCGCCTTCCTGCCCACCAGCTACATCACCGACCCGCCCGCGCGCATCGACGCCTACCGCCGCCTCGCCGATGCCCCCGACAAGGCCGCCCTCGATCGTCTCCGCGACGAATGGCGCGACCGCTTCGGCCCCCTGCCTCCCGCCGTGGAAAACCTGCTCGTCCTCCAGGCCATCCGCTTGCTGGCGGCCTCGAAGCGCATCCCGAGCGTCGAGGCCCGCGACGGCAAACTCATGCTCAAAAAGAAGGGCGATTACCTGCTCTTCGGGGGCAAGTTCCCCCGCTTGACTTCGCCAACCCCGGAAATAAGGTTGCGCGAGATTTTGACGTTTCTGCAAAAACGTCCGCTTTTGTGATGACCCGACTTACCGCCCTTGCCTCCGCCCTTGCCGTCCTTCTGGCGGCTCCCCTGCTGCGTGCTCAGCAAAGCGAGGTCATCGACGGCATCGCCGCGGTGGTCAACGGCGACGTCATCACCTACTCGCAGGTCCGCGAGATGATCGGCGCCCGAGAGCGTGCCCTCCGCGGCGCCTACCAGGGCACGGAACTGGAGAACAAGATCAAGGAAATGCGCCTTTCCGCGCTCAAGGATCTCGTCGACCGCCAGCTCATCCTTCAGGAATTCAAGAAGAAGGAAAAAGACGGCGCCACCATTCCTGCCTACGTCATCGACGAACGCGTGAAGGACATCATCCGCGAGGAATTCGGCGGGGACCGCTCGGCTTTCGTCCGCACGCTCAAGAGCCAGGGCTACACCGTCACGAAGTTCAAGCAGATCGAGCGCGACAAATTCATCGTGCAGGCCATGCGGCAGACCTACGTGAAGGACGATTTTGTCATCTCGCCCACGCAGATCCAGAGTTACTACGACAAGCACAAACTCGACTACTCCACGCCCGAGCAGGTGAAGCTGCGCATGATCGTGCTGCGTGAGGACGACAACAGCGACACCGGCCTCGCCGGCGGCAAGAAGGAAATGGCCAAGGAAATCCGCGCCAAGCTCGCCGCCGGGGCGGAGTTTGGTCGAATGGCCCAGATGTATTCCGAGGATCCCACCACGCAGGCCGCGGACGGCGATTGGGGCTGGATCGACTCGAAACAGCTCAGCGAAGAGCTCACCGCCAAGGCCTTTGCCCTGCGCGCCGGCGAGATCAGCGACGTGATCCAAATCGGCAATTCCTACTACATCATGATGGTCGAGGCCCGAAAGAACGCGTCGACCAAGCCGATCGGCGAAGTTCGCGACGAGATCGAACAGAATCTCATTCAGGCCGAGAAGACGAAGGAACTCGAGCGCTGGCTCGATACCCTGCGCCAGAACGCCTACATCAAGATCTACTCCTAGGAGGCTCCGCCCGTCCCCGCCGTGGCCCCCCGCATTGCGATTACGCTGGGAGACCCGGCCGGCATTGGTCCGGAGGTCATTCGCACCGCCCTTGATCGTCCGGAAGTTCGCGCTCTCGGCGATTTCGAGGTCATCGGCGACGAATCCAGCTTCACTCCGGGCCAGCCCGACGAACGCAGCGCCCGTGCCGCCTTTGCCGCGCTGGAGGAGGCCGCCGCACGGGCTCGCGCCGGGGAATTCGCCGCCGTGGTCACCGGCCCGATCTCGAAGCGGCAGATGCACGCCGTCGGCTTCGACTTTCCGGGTCAGACCGAGTTCTTCGCGGATCGCACCGACACGTCGAATTTTGCCATGTGCCTCACCGGCGGCGCGCTCACCGTGGCACTCGTCACCGTTCACGTTCCGTTGCAAGCCGTGCCGGCTCTGCTTTCCAGTCCCGAGATCGTTCGGGTCGGCTCGCTGCTCTCGGATTTCCTCCGCCAACGCGGCGTCAAATCGCCCCGGATCGCCATCGCCGGTCTGAATCCGCACGCCGGCGAGGAAGGAGACATCGGTCGCGAGGAAATCGACCTCATTGCCCCGGCGGTGACCACGCTTTCGAAACGCCATCCCGAGGCCGCATTCACGGGCCCGCTTCCGCCCGACACGGTGTTCTTTCGCGCCGTCGCGGGGGAGTTCGACGCGGTGCTTTGCATGTATCACGACCAGGGCCTGATTCCCCTGAAACTGCATGCCTTCGACGCGGGCGTGAACGTCACCCTCGGCCTGCCCTTTCCGCGGACGAGCCCCGACCACGGCACCGCCTACGCCCTCGCCGGAAAAGGCATCGCCCGACCCGACAGCATGGTCGCGGCCATTCGCCTCGCGGCCGAGCTCGCCGGCTGATTTCTTCTCAGGGATCGCAGAGGACGCGGAGCACCTTCGAGGCTTTCCTCGCGCCCTTCAATCGCTCCGGACGCTTCGCGACTCACCTCGCCGTCCGTAAAATGCATGTGGGCGGTGAGGCTTTCGCCCCACCGCCCAACATGACTCCCTTTTAACCCTGATTCTTCGTCCTAAACGGCCTTCTCGCCGGTCTCGTCGGTGCGGATGCGGATCGCTTCCTCGACGGGAGAGACAAACACCTTGCCGTCGCCGATCTTGCCGGTCTTGGCGGCCTTCA
Proteins encoded:
- the mfd gene encoding transcription-repair coupling factor, which codes for MPAKALLARLEAALGERRSYESVAPAAQSAVAALLVGRSTGHTWIFCADVRRQEEIAADLATWGVRAAAFPPLEKIGTGEDEDVLADPETLSERLEILGRLAGGAKAQVIVAVGSELEGRVAAPETFRRDALKFTPGQRIDLAATEATLAKGGYDEVPKIFGRGQFARRGGILDIYSWQHPLPVRIELFDDEVESIREFQLDSQISVGPLDHCGILLGDPDRKLVPLETYFGKNDTRIAIDCDGVPDAIVLTDGGESDVPLFPPGIDFFEAGDFVVNEAKRQRFFRQIQEWAADGWHVALVCNNEGEWERFGELARENGLDPGVLEYLQGSLTAGFTCPAARLAILSDAELFGRSSSQKARRVLVRRERAMASRAAMDFTEFEERDLVVHLEHGIGRYLGMEKSAEGGDQLVIEFAEESRLFVPLEQAWQVSRYVGLGRKNPPLSELGDGKWQRAKSKVERSIFEYATTMLRLQAERDTSLGHAFGPDTHWQQEFERSFVFTTTADQARAIDESKADMEGTRPMDRLICGDVGFGKTEVAIRTAFKAVMGGKQVAFLAPTTVLAQQHCQTLKERMSDYPITVEALHRFRTKAEQTRAVKGLLDGGVDIVVGTHRLLSEDVVFKNLGLVIVDEEQRFGVKHKERLKERFRLVDVLTLSATPIPRTLYLALMGARDMSLIETPPPNRQPVETIICAYDERVMRDALQRELQRGGQAYILHNRVATIERLALRIRELCPGARVGVGHGQMDEHELEAIMAKFIAGELDVLVSTTIIESGLDIPNANTIIIDRADRFGLADLYQLRGRVGRSHHKAYAYLMLPRELMTTGIARKRVQAIRQYSELGAGFKIAMRDLEIRGAGNILGTAQSGHILAVGFDLYCRLLKKSVATLKGETGRSGAAANVRLDFLVTNEPEFLAATGDQAPAFLPTSYITDPPARIDAYRRLADAPDKAALDRLRDEWRDRFGPLPPAVENLLVLQAIRLLAASKRIPSVEARDGKLMLKKKGDYLLFGGKFPRLTSPTPEIRLREILTFLQKRPLL
- a CDS encoding peptidyl-prolyl cis-trans isomerase, with product MTRLTALASALAVLLAAPLLRAQQSEVIDGIAAVVNGDVITYSQVREMIGARERALRGAYQGTELENKIKEMRLSALKDLVDRQLILQEFKKKEKDGATIPAYVIDERVKDIIREEFGGDRSAFVRTLKSQGYTVTKFKQIERDKFIVQAMRQTYVKDDFVISPTQIQSYYDKHKLDYSTPEQVKLRMIVLREDDNSDTGLAGGKKEMAKEIRAKLAAGAEFGRMAQMYSEDPTTQAADGDWGWIDSKQLSEELTAKAFALRAGEISDVIQIGNSYYIMMVEARKNASTKPIGEVRDEIEQNLIQAEKTKELERWLDTLRQNAYIKIYS
- a CDS encoding sigma-54 dependent transcriptional regulator — its product is MSKAKQTILIVDRDSDFLEWAKHQLENPNVRVVTETASDTAFKTFGIENPDLVLCEMHLHPSSGLELLARIRKTSPNAMVIITSAFGSNQGVIESMKLGAFDFVRKEQLPFSIKLVVDSALKERAEMQAASPFKPVLTVDEHKDEIVGKSEAMQQVFKMIGRVAASEAPIMITGESGSGKELVARAVHHYSHRSDRAFLAINCAAIPENLLESELFGHERGAFTGAHSQRIGRFEQCDKGTLFLDEIGEMPLATQSKLLRVLQEGEFSRVGGNETIHTDVRIVCATNKNLEDEILKRTFREDLFYRLNVVRIHLPPLRVRKEDIQLLAEYFLQKIANSRHRPLLQLSEEAVRALEAYPWPGNVRELENTMQRAAVLATNDVLLPKDIPLGQVAPVDRGMPETIAPAAALPVDTFASVPTSPLTIDAAIDTLFDAAATDEAIQLLPWLEREFTFKAMERTGNNQVQAARLLGITRATLRKRLERNGQLGPGDEDDD
- a CDS encoding aminotransferase class IV; protein product: MPPTFLLAGGRFEPADGIPLTDRGFRYGMSVFETVGIRAGRPLLLDAHLATLAASFHAAGFRVPADWSEAARDALLRPAVSEGVARIYGTAGDRDGDESRVALLFEAMPIPTELSRARAVTVAFTPATPFGKTGNYWPHFLARPASGDEAILCAPNGTLLGGAMANLFLVRDGNLLTPRHPVRRGVVRAWTVGIEADLTRADLATAEAAFLTNSRLGLCALTVIDGRELPDHPLVTTTWERYRSEVLRAS
- the pdxA gene encoding 4-hydroxythreonine-4-phosphate dehydrogenase PdxA yields the protein MAPRIAITLGDPAGIGPEVIRTALDRPEVRALGDFEVIGDESSFTPGQPDERSARAAFAALEEAAARARAGEFAAVVTGPISKRQMHAVGFDFPGQTEFFADRTDTSNFAMCLTGGALTVALVTVHVPLQAVPALLSSPEIVRVGSLLSDFLRQRGVKSPRIAIAGLNPHAGEEGDIGREEIDLIAPAVTTLSKRHPEAAFTGPLPPDTVFFRAVAGEFDAVLCMYHDQGLIPLKLHAFDAGVNVTLGLPFPRTSPDHGTAYALAGKGIARPDSMVAAIRLAAELAG